One window from the genome of Penaeus monodon isolate SGIC_2016 chromosome 2, NSTDA_Pmon_1, whole genome shotgun sequence encodes:
- the LOC119577936 gene encoding uncharacterized protein LOC119577936 yields MFRSTDNVCSLYRARVSQSWSGYASASEANTFATCYSSWAYRDISHLTTVTATSYYGSRLPAHTVDGYYCNFDGSYCTSVYGGHAMKVNLPEPMAIRVVRVQAWSNTQLPEVFFGNSSVYSENPMIATRAETTLDPYYVITVNPPQDMVGNFLFFRSLSSYFHACEIVIIPF; encoded by the coding sequence ATGTTTCGCTCTACAGACAATGTGTGTAGCCTGTACAGGGCTCGGGTGTCCCAGAGTTGGTCAGGTTACGCCTCCGCCTCCGAGGCCAATACCTTCGCCACGTGCTACTCCTCGTGGGCCTATCGTGACATCTCCCACTTGACCACTGTCACTGCCACTTCTTACTATGGTAGCCGCTTGCCTGCCCACACAGTCGATGGCTACTATTGTAATTTCGATGGAAGTTACTGCACTTCTGTTTATGGTGGCCATGCAATGAAAGTCAATCTGCCTGAACCCATGGCCATCCGTGTTGTTCGAGTGCAAGCGTGGTCTAATACACAGCTCCCCGAGGTGTTCTTCGGTAATTCGTCTGTATATTCCGAAAACCCGATGATCGCCACCAGAGCAGAAACGACACTGGACCCTTACTATGTCATCACTGTGAACCCGCCACAGGACATGGTgggcaattttcttttctttcggagCCTGAGCAGCTACTTCCATGCCTGTGAGATTGTCATTATTCCCTTTTAA